One Pseudorhodoplanes sinuspersici DNA segment encodes these proteins:
- a CDS encoding TetR/AcrR family transcriptional regulator, which produces MNPDLPVRRAKRCTCRPRRSNDIVFRPPKYYTECRYDCGAYKAKFTLWCNFALYPESWQRSPMQVVADSRKEGLRERKRRETLQRISEVGLGLFMAKGYDATTLDEIAAEAGISRRTFFYYFESKEDIILAYVGVFAEALKTAVRESTASTPLGTVQDALTKVFGRIETSKLLAIVRFMHESMTLRVKRRKDLQFEQAIFETLCEIWPAKSRRARLRLVTMASIGAMRVAVGAWSEQNGKRPLASHIRDAFHDLKAEIGAKD; this is translated from the coding sequence TTGAACCCGGACTTGCCGGTTCGGCGCGCAAAACGTTGCACCTGCCGGCCGCGACGATCAAACGACATAGTATTCCGCCCCCCAAAATATTACACCGAGTGTAGATATGATTGTGGCGCGTACAAGGCTAAATTTACACTCTGGTGTAATTTTGCACTCTATCCGGAATCATGGCAAAGAAGCCCAATGCAGGTGGTCGCGGATTCAAGAAAAGAGGGTTTGCGCGAGCGGAAGCGCCGCGAGACGCTTCAACGCATCTCCGAGGTTGGACTCGGCCTGTTCATGGCCAAGGGCTATGACGCGACGACGCTTGATGAGATCGCAGCCGAGGCCGGAATTTCCCGGCGCACGTTCTTCTATTATTTCGAGAGCAAGGAGGACATCATCCTTGCTTATGTCGGTGTCTTTGCCGAAGCCCTGAAAACGGCCGTGAGAGAAAGCACCGCGTCCACACCGCTCGGCACTGTACAGGATGCACTGACGAAGGTGTTCGGTCGCATCGAGACATCCAAGCTTCTGGCAATCGTACGCTTTATGCACGAAAGCATGACGCTGCGCGTCAAGCGACGCAAAGATTTGCAATTCGAACAAGCCATCTTCGAGACATTGTGCGAGATCTGGCCGGCAAAAAGCCGGCGCGCGCGGCTGCGTCTTGTCACCATGGCGTCAATCGGGGCCATGCGCGTCGCCGTTGGTGCGTGGTCCGAGCAGAATGGCAAGCGCCCCTTGGCCAGCCATATTCGAGATGCCTTCCATGACTTGAAGGCGGAGATCGGCGCAAAGGATTGA
- a CDS encoding DUF3313 domain-containing protein, with protein sequence MSFDRRGRQVQRFARRTGKSGFKSCVSLAAASLLSACATAPLEQAGSLRSYENLKPSDGVVTRSLLNLNKDDVLAAKTVKIIPTSFSAAAASVPFTATQRRLVTNAVDRSLCAGLSHRFEVVDSSQPADLTVQAVITHVTPTDKAAVGLSKGASIAKTIFLPGVPVPIPRVPVGLGSLSLEAEARNHSGDQKAAMVWGRGASALFGGSGRMSEEGDAYTLAAAFGEDFSKMLVTGSTPFGGSPTLPPAESLGPLFGGKHKYPACEAFGRFPGLAGVLGDQMALPPEWTDKGPVTP encoded by the coding sequence ATGTCGTTTGATCGTCGCGGCCGGCAGGTGCAACGTTTTGCGCGCCGAACCGGCAAGTCCGGGTTCAAGTCGTGTGTCTCTTTGGCGGCAGCTTCGCTGCTCTCCGCTTGCGCAACCGCCCCGCTGGAGCAGGCGGGAAGTCTTCGATCTTACGAGAACCTCAAGCCGTCAGACGGGGTGGTGACGCGATCCCTTCTGAACTTGAACAAGGACGACGTTCTGGCGGCCAAGACCGTCAAGATCATTCCGACCTCGTTTTCAGCCGCTGCGGCGAGCGTGCCGTTCACGGCCACGCAACGCAGACTGGTCACCAATGCGGTCGATCGCTCGCTGTGTGCCGGCCTCAGTCACCGCTTCGAGGTGGTGGACAGTTCACAACCCGCGGACCTGACCGTGCAGGCCGTCATCACGCATGTCACGCCGACGGATAAAGCCGCTGTCGGGCTGTCCAAGGGCGCCTCGATCGCCAAGACGATCTTCCTCCCGGGTGTGCCAGTGCCGATCCCGCGCGTGCCGGTCGGACTCGGCAGTCTGTCGCTTGAAGCAGAGGCGCGCAATCACAGCGGCGACCAAAAAGCTGCGATGGTCTGGGGCCGTGGCGCGAGCGCGCTGTTCGGAGGCTCAGGGCGAATGTCGGAGGAAGGCGATGCCTATACGCTGGCCGCTGCGTTTGGCGAGGACTTCAGCAAGATGCTGGTGACTGGCTCCACACCGTTTGGCGGTTCGCCAACCCTTCCGCCGGCTGAAAGCCTCGGCCCGCTGTTTGGAGGAAAGCACAAGTATCCGGCGTGCGAAGCGTTCGGGCGCTTTCCCGGTCTGGCCGGTGTGCTGGGCGATCAGATGGCGCTGCCGCCCGAATGGACCGACAAGGGGCCTGTCACGCCGTGA
- a CDS encoding YggT family protein, with amino-acid sequence MRSILDVILLVLQLYVWLLIASAILSWLIAFNVVNTRNQVVATIADFLWRITEPVLKPVRSFMPNLGGIDISPVIVILIIFFLQSVITRYIYPNVF; translated from the coding sequence ATGCGCTCGATTCTCGACGTCATCCTTCTCGTCCTCCAACTCTATGTCTGGTTGCTGATCGCCTCAGCGATCCTATCGTGGCTGATCGCCTTCAACGTGGTGAATACCCGCAATCAGGTCGTCGCCACGATCGCCGATTTTCTCTGGCGCATTACCGAACCGGTCCTGAAACCGGTTCGTTCATTTATGCCCAACCTCGGCGGTATCGACATTTCGCCGGTGATCGTGATCCTGATCATCTTCTTCCTGCAGAGCGTCATCACCCGCTACATCTATCCCAACGTGTTCTGA
- a CDS encoding DUF167 family protein has translation MNATGQRPWTVTPSGLVVTIRLTPKGGRDAVDGIATLSDGRVVLKMRVRAAPTDGEANAALMAFLAKTLDVARRAMTLAAGETARIKRIEIDGDGAALAARLEQLVR, from the coding sequence ATGAACGCGACCGGCCAACGTCCCTGGACCGTCACGCCGTCAGGGCTTGTCGTCACGATACGCCTGACCCCAAAGGGTGGGCGGGATGCGGTGGACGGCATCGCGACACTCAGTGATGGGCGCGTGGTGCTGAAGATGCGCGTGCGGGCTGCGCCCACCGATGGCGAAGCGAATGCCGCGCTGATGGCCTTTCTGGCCAAGACGCTTGACGTCGCGCGCCGCGCGATGACATTGGCCGCCGGGGAAACCGCGCGCATCAAGCGCATTGAAATCGATGGCGATGGCGCTGCCTTGGCGGCTCGTCTGGAACAGCTCGTGCGGTGA
- the folD gene encoding bifunctional methylenetetrahydrofolate dehydrogenase/methenyltetrahydrofolate cyclohydrolase FolD, which yields MTAKIIDGKAIAQELRGNIAKAAAELAKDHGIVPGLAVVLVGADPASEVYVRSKSKAVTDAGMKSFDHKLPADTSQDDLLALIKQLNEDKNVHGILVQLPLPSQIDSTLVLNSIDPNKDVDGFHPVNAGRLATGQRALVPCTPFGCVILAKKMHSSLSGMNAVVIGRSNIVGKPLAQLLLAENCTVTVAHSKTKDLPGVCREADLLFAAVGRPEMVKGDWIKPGATVIDVGINRVPGEAGKTKLVGDVDYKEALAVAGAVTPVPGGVGPMTIACVILNTLRAACASAGLPEPKV from the coding sequence ATGACCGCAAAGATCATTGACGGAAAGGCGATCGCGCAGGAGCTGCGCGGCAATATCGCGAAAGCGGCGGCCGAGCTGGCCAAGGATCACGGCATCGTACCGGGGCTTGCCGTGGTGCTGGTCGGCGCCGATCCGGCGAGCGAAGTCTATGTCCGCTCGAAATCGAAAGCCGTTACCGATGCCGGCATGAAATCCTTCGATCACAAGCTGCCGGCCGACACATCGCAGGACGATTTGCTCGCGTTGATCAAGCAGCTCAACGAAGACAAGAATGTGCACGGCATTCTGGTGCAATTGCCGCTGCCGTCGCAGATCGATTCGACGCTGGTGTTGAATTCGATCGATCCGAACAAGGATGTCGACGGCTTCCATCCCGTCAATGCCGGACGTCTCGCCACCGGCCAGCGCGCGCTGGTGCCATGCACGCCGTTCGGTTGCGTGATTCTTGCGAAGAAAATGCATTCGTCGCTGTCGGGCATGAATGCGGTGGTGATCGGCCGCTCCAACATCGTCGGCAAGCCGCTGGCGCAATTGCTGCTCGCGGAAAATTGCACGGTCACCGTCGCGCATTCGAAGACGAAGGATTTGCCGGGCGTGTGCCGCGAAGCCGATCTTCTTTTCGCTGCGGTCGGACGGCCGGAAATGGTCAAGGGCGACTGGATCAAGCCGGGTGCGACCGTGATCGATGTCGGCATCAATCGCGTGCCGGGCGAGGCTGGCAAAACGAAGCTGGTCGGCGACGTGGATTACAAGGAGGCGCTGGCGGTGGCTGGCGCGGTGACGCCAGTTCCCGGTGGCGTCGGGCCGATGACCATCGCCTGCGTGATCCTCAATACGCTGCGCGCCGCCTGCGCATCGGCAGGCTTGCCGGAACCGAAGGTCTGA
- a CDS encoding GNAT family N-acetyltransferase, protein MSTVLIEIRRAKLADAEDVAQAHDEAWRTAYQGIIPGTELDKLISRRGPDWWHSAIRKGSRIALMQFGDTVAGYANYGRNRARSLYYDGEIYELYLKPEFQGLGFGRRLFTAARRDLAQSGLKSLVIWALSDNDPAVEFYRALGGRAVARSSERFGTKVLDKVAFAWQS, encoded by the coding sequence ATGAGTACGGTCCTTATCGAGATTCGACGTGCAAAGCTGGCCGACGCGGAAGATGTCGCGCAGGCCCATGATGAAGCGTGGCGCACCGCCTATCAGGGAATCATTCCCGGCACCGAACTCGACAAGCTGATCAGCCGCCGCGGCCCTGACTGGTGGCATTCGGCAATTCGTAAAGGCAGCCGCATCGCGCTGATGCAATTCGGCGATACGGTCGCCGGCTATGCGAATTACGGCCGCAACCGCGCGCGCAGCCTCTATTACGATGGCGAGATCTACGAGCTTTATCTGAAGCCGGAATTTCAGGGCCTGGGCTTCGGCCGGCGTCTGTTCACGGCCGCGCGTCGCGACCTTGCGCAAAGCGGCTTGAAGAGCCTCGTGATCTGGGCGCTGTCGGATAACGATCCGGCGGTTGAATTCTATCGCGCTCTTGGCGGCCGCGCCGTCGCGCGCTCATCGGAGCGCTTCGGCACCAAGGTGCTGGATAAAGTCGCCTTCGCCTGGCAGTCGTAA
- a CDS encoding LysR family transcriptional regulator, with amino-acid sequence MSINYESLDLRAFLTVVELESFHRAAAALNMSQPALSRRIQKLEGSIGAALLERTTRRVALTAVGRELLPLVRRMLDEFDSSLFAMRELGQRQTGQVTIACLPTAAFYFLPRVIARFNEQYPNVRFSILDLSANDGLQSVARGEAEFGINLLGSADPELTFDALIEDPFVLACRRDHPLAARDIVAWADIEPYHLVTVSRASGNRTLLEAALVRSRVSLRWFYEVTHLSTSLGLVEAGLGISVLPQLATPQGEHPIIVTKPIENPQVSRTIGVVRRRERQLSPAAQRFLDMLMTTWSEG; translated from the coding sequence ATGAGCATCAATTACGAATCGCTCGATCTGCGCGCCTTTCTGACGGTGGTCGAGCTGGAGAGCTTCCACCGCGCCGCAGCGGCGCTGAACATGTCGCAACCGGCCTTGAGCCGGCGCATCCAGAAGCTGGAAGGTTCGATAGGCGCCGCGCTGCTTGAACGCACAACGCGCCGCGTGGCGCTGACCGCGGTTGGCCGTGAATTATTACCGCTCGTCCGTCGCATGCTCGACGAGTTCGATTCGTCGCTGTTCGCAATGCGCGAGTTGGGTCAGCGGCAGACCGGGCAAGTGACCATCGCCTGTCTGCCGACGGCGGCGTTCTATTTTCTTCCGCGAGTCATTGCCCGCTTCAACGAACAATATCCGAATGTGCGTTTCAGCATTCTCGATCTGTCGGCCAATGATGGCCTGCAAAGCGTCGCACGCGGCGAAGCCGAATTCGGAATCAATCTGCTCGGCTCGGCCGATCCCGAATTGACGTTCGACGCGTTGATCGAAGATCCGTTCGTGCTGGCCTGCCGACGCGATCATCCGCTCGCTGCGCGTGACATCGTCGCATGGGCGGACATTGAGCCCTACCATCTTGTGACGGTCAGCCGCGCCAGCGGCAACCGCACCTTGCTCGAAGCCGCGCTCGTGCGATCACGCGTGAGTCTGCGCTGGTTCTACGAAGTGACCCATCTATCGACGTCGCTCGGACTGGTGGAAGCCGGCCTCGGCATTTCGGTGTTGCCACAGCTCGCGACGCCTCAAGGCGAGCATCCGATTATCGTGACCAAGCCGATCGAGAATCCGCAAGTGTCGCGCACCATTGGCGTCGTACGTCGTCGCGAGCGGCAATTATCGCCGGCTGCGCAACGTTTTCTGGATATGCTGATGACGACGTGGTCGGAGGGGTGA
- a CDS encoding Bug family tripartite tricarboxylate transporter substrate binding protein — translation MITRRLFCKSLLAAPAIVTSPSVFAQSFPNRPLRLIVPYAAGGGTDAIARLVAQAMGEKLGQSIVVENIATAGGNIATQTAASAAPDGYTILMANQGPMAVNPHMFKSLKVDTLTAFAPITLIAATPLVAVVPQQSKFKTIKQLVEFAQANPGKLAYGSAGNGSASHLATLLLNVIAKIDTVHVPYRGAGPAISDLLGGQTQFMITTIPSVSGLVETSQMRALAVTSKQRVPTMTEVPSIAESGWPDYEASAWYGFVVPKGTPQELVDMLQKATVEAINDATVRSRLANEGATPVGNSPQEFGAFIKAEHARWADIVKTANMALN, via the coding sequence ATGATCACACGACGACTATTCTGCAAGAGCCTTCTCGCGGCCCCCGCCATCGTCACTTCGCCTAGCGTCTTCGCGCAATCATTTCCGAATCGTCCGCTGCGGCTGATCGTTCCCTATGCCGCAGGCGGCGGCACGGATGCGATTGCGCGACTGGTCGCGCAGGCCATGGGTGAGAAACTGGGTCAGAGCATTGTCGTCGAGAATATCGCCACCGCCGGTGGCAATATCGCAACCCAGACTGCAGCCAGTGCGGCGCCGGATGGCTATACGATTCTGATGGCCAATCAGGGTCCAATGGCGGTCAACCCGCATATGTTCAAAAGCCTGAAGGTCGACACACTGACGGCCTTTGCGCCGATCACATTGATCGCGGCGACCCCGCTCGTGGCCGTGGTGCCGCAGCAATCCAAATTCAAGACGATCAAGCAGCTCGTGGAGTTTGCGCAGGCCAATCCGGGTAAGCTTGCCTATGGCTCGGCCGGCAATGGTTCGGCCAGTCACCTTGCGACGCTCTTGCTCAATGTGATTGCGAAGATCGACACCGTGCACGTGCCCTATCGCGGTGCCGGACCCGCGATCAGTGATCTTCTCGGCGGCCAAACACAATTCATGATCACCACAATTCCATCGGTGAGCGGCCTGGTCGAAACCTCGCAGATGCGGGCGCTTGCGGTGACCAGCAAGCAGCGCGTGCCGACCATGACCGAGGTGCCGAGCATCGCTGAAAGCGGCTGGCCGGACTATGAAGCGAGTGCCTGGTACGGCTTCGTGGTGCCGAAGGGAACGCCGCAGGAGCTCGTCGATATGCTGCAGAAGGCGACGGTCGAAGCGATCAATGATGCAACCGTTCGCTCGCGTTTAGCCAATGAAGGCGCCACGCCCGTCGGAAATTCGCCGCAGGAATTCGGCGCTTTCATCAAGGCGGAGCACGCGCGCTGGGCCGATATCGTGAAGACGGCAAATATGGCGCTGAACTAA
- a CDS encoding esterase has protein sequence MKLAIRYALAALMVAPFFALCAPAHAEDAPINLKTMGSFHVGGRLVEISGKPVKEMLFSPGGVPVKVDPNGTYQVEQMYVQYFIPANERGRVPLLMWHGGGYTGVTYESTPDGREGWLNYFLRKGWAVYNSDAVERGRSGWAQYPDIFKTEPVFLTTANPFERFRIGAGEGSFSQDPAKRRYLPGNQFPAEGYDNMMKQIVPRWTSTDEAIFAAYLAEVDKVCPCVILFHSQAGPFAFKAAQAKPDKVKALVAVEPAQVGDPDKVAALKGIPTLMVYGDFIAQDKRWPTIRKNGSAFAEKIRVAGGSVDVVDLPAIGIKGNSHFPMMDRNNREVADLIQKWLSDKGLYK, from the coding sequence GTGAAGCTTGCAATAAGGTACGCTTTGGCTGCGCTTATGGTGGCGCCGTTTTTCGCTCTGTGCGCTCCGGCGCATGCCGAGGACGCGCCGATCAATCTGAAAACGATGGGATCATTTCACGTCGGTGGCCGGCTGGTCGAGATCAGCGGCAAGCCGGTGAAGGAGATGTTGTTCTCGCCCGGTGGCGTGCCGGTCAAGGTTGATCCGAATGGCACGTACCAAGTCGAGCAGATGTACGTGCAGTATTTTATTCCAGCGAACGAGCGCGGTCGTGTGCCACTCCTGATGTGGCATGGCGGCGGTTACACCGGCGTCACCTACGAGAGCACGCCGGATGGCCGTGAAGGCTGGCTCAATTATTTTCTGCGCAAGGGCTGGGCGGTCTACAATTCCGATGCCGTAGAACGCGGCCGTTCGGGCTGGGCGCAGTATCCCGACATCTTCAAAACCGAGCCGGTTTTTCTCACCACCGCCAATCCATTCGAGCGTTTCCGCATTGGTGCCGGTGAGGGTTCCTTCTCGCAGGATCCCGCCAAGCGCCGTTACCTTCCAGGCAATCAGTTTCCTGCGGAAGGTTACGACAACATGATGAAGCAGATCGTGCCGCGTTGGACGTCGACCGATGAAGCGATCTTCGCGGCATATCTGGCGGAGGTCGATAAGGTTTGTCCGTGCGTGATCCTGTTCCACAGCCAGGCGGGGCCGTTCGCATTCAAAGCGGCGCAGGCGAAGCCTGACAAAGTCAAGGCATTGGTTGCGGTCGAGCCCGCGCAGGTGGGCGATCCCGACAAGGTGGCGGCGTTGAAGGGAATTCCGACGCTGATGGTCTATGGTGATTTCATCGCGCAGGATAAACGCTGGCCGACGATCCGCAAAAATGGTTCGGCATTTGCTGAAAAGATTCGCGTGGCCGGCGGCAGCGTCGATGTCGTGGATCTGCCTGCCATCGGGATCAAGGGCAATTCGCATTTTCCGATGATGGACAGGAACAATCGCGAGGTCGCCGATCTGATTCAGAAATGGCTCAGCGATAAAGGATTGTACAAGTAG
- a CDS encoding Bug family tripartite tricarboxylate transporter substrate binding protein: protein MKNISRRAVSAGLAATALAPFARSASAQAAYPGGRAIKAVVPFAAGGATDVIGRIIADRMQAKWNTSVVVENVSGGGANIGMDRVAKGPADGSQILVVAPQIAINQYLYAKLAYDPEKDLMPIAQVANVPNILVVRKDLPVNSVQELIAYAKANPGKLNYASSGNGTTVHLSAELFKRMAGVDIKHIPYRGSAPAVNDLLAGQVDLMFDNATSIIGQVRGGTVKALAITTSKPFSQLPDLPPVAQTVPGYDTVSWFGIVVRAGTPDAIAGTIEEAVRAAVQEPAVKERLAALIAEPVLSDRKSFADFIADERKKWGPLIADLNIRID, encoded by the coding sequence ATGAAAAACATCTCGCGCCGCGCGGTTTCAGCCGGACTTGCCGCAACCGCCCTCGCGCCGTTCGCCCGCTCCGCATCAGCGCAAGCCGCCTATCCCGGCGGCCGTGCGATCAAGGCCGTCGTTCCCTTTGCCGCAGGCGGCGCAACCGACGTGATCGGCCGGATCATCGCCGATCGCATGCAGGCGAAATGGAATACGTCCGTGGTCGTTGAGAATGTCTCGGGCGGCGGCGCCAATATCGGTATGGACCGCGTTGCCAAAGGCCCCGCCGACGGTTCGCAGATCCTCGTCGTGGCGCCGCAAATCGCGATCAATCAATATCTCTACGCCAAGCTCGCCTATGATCCCGAGAAGGATCTGATGCCGATCGCGCAGGTGGCGAATGTCCCGAACATTCTTGTTGTGCGCAAGGATCTGCCGGTCAATTCGGTGCAGGAACTGATCGCCTATGCCAAGGCCAATCCCGGCAAGCTCAACTATGCCTCGTCCGGCAACGGCACGACCGTCCATCTGTCGGCGGAATTGTTCAAGCGTATGGCTGGTGTCGACATCAAGCACATTCCCTATCGCGGCAGCGCGCCGGCGGTGAACGATCTGCTCGCCGGCCAGGTCGATCTCATGTTCGACAATGCCACCTCGATCATCGGCCAGGTGCGCGGCGGCACGGTGAAGGCGCTAGCCATCACCACCAGCAAACCCTTCTCGCAATTGCCCGACCTGCCGCCGGTGGCGCAGACGGTGCCGGGCTATGACACTGTGTCCTGGTTCGGCATTGTCGTGCGCGCGGGCACGCCGGACGCTATCGCCGGCACAATCGAAGAAGCCGTGCGAGCGGCGGTGCAGGAGCCGGCCGTGAAAGAGCGCCTTGCCGCGCTGATCGCCGAGCCGGTCCTGTCCGACCGCAAGAGCTTTGCGGATTTCATCGCCGACGAGCGCAAGAAATGGGGACCGCTAATCGCCGATCTCAATATCCGGATCGATTAA
- the typA gene encoding translational GTPase TypA has product MNLRNVAIIAHVDHGKTTLVDRLLQQSGTFRENQRVTERAMDSNDLERERGITILAKATSVVWNDIRINIVDTPGHADFGGEVERILNMVDGAIVLVDAAEGPLPQTKFVVGKALKMGLKPIVAINKVDRPDARANEVVNEVFDLFAALDATDEQLDFPILYGSAKEGWMNFSEDGPKDEGMKPLFDLVVRHVPAPKIEEGPFRLLGTIMESNPYLGRIITGRIFSGTVKPNQMAKVLDRDGKVIEEGRISKVLAFRGLERTPLDEAEAGDIVSIAGLPEATVANTICAPDVTEPLAAQPIDPPTLAMTFRVNDSPLAGTEGSKVTSRMIRDRLLREAEGNVALRVFESDDKDAMEVAGRGELQLGILIETMRREGFELSVSRPKVLLRRNDAGQLEEPIEEVVIDVDEEHSGVVVQKMSERKADMIEMKPSGGGRTRLVFYAPTRGLIGYQGELLTDTRGTAIMNRLFHDYAPFKGEIAGRRNGVLISNDQGDAVAYAMWKLEDRGPMMIEPGWKVYRGMIVGEHTRDNDLEINVLKGKQLTNIRTTSKDEAVRLTPPIRMTLEKALSYIQDDELVEVTPKSIRLRKKLLDPNDRKREERRKEAETV; this is encoded by the coding sequence ATGAACCTCCGTAACGTCGCGATCATCGCGCATGTCGACCATGGCAAAACCACACTGGTCGACCGCCTCCTGCAGCAATCCGGTACGTTCCGCGAGAACCAGCGCGTCACCGAACGCGCGATGGATTCCAACGACCTGGAACGCGAGCGCGGCATCACCATTCTCGCCAAGGCGACGTCAGTCGTCTGGAACGACATCCGCATCAACATCGTCGATACGCCGGGCCACGCCGATTTCGGCGGCGAGGTCGAACGCATCCTCAACATGGTCGATGGCGCGATCGTGCTGGTCGACGCCGCGGAAGGCCCGTTGCCGCAAACCAAGTTCGTGGTCGGCAAGGCGCTGAAGATGGGCCTGAAGCCGATCGTCGCGATCAACAAGGTCGATCGCCCCGACGCGCGCGCCAACGAAGTCGTCAACGAGGTGTTCGATCTGTTCGCCGCGCTCGACGCCACCGACGAACAGCTCGACTTCCCGATCCTTTACGGTTCGGCAAAGGAAGGCTGGATGAATTTCTCCGAAGACGGCCCGAAGGACGAAGGCATGAAGCCGCTGTTCGATCTCGTCGTGCGGCATGTGCCGGCGCCGAAGATCGAGGAAGGTCCGTTTCGCCTGCTCGGCACCATCATGGAATCCAACCCTTACCTCGGCCGCATCATCACCGGCCGCATCTTCTCCGGCACTGTGAAGCCGAACCAGATGGCGAAGGTTCTGGATCGCGACGGCAAGGTGATCGAGGAAGGCCGCATCTCCAAGGTGCTCGCCTTCCGCGGTCTCGAGCGCACGCCGCTCGATGAGGCCGAAGCCGGCGATATCGTTTCAATCGCGGGTCTTCCGGAAGCGACCGTTGCCAACACCATCTGCGCGCCAGACGTGACCGAGCCGCTGGCCGCGCAGCCGATCGATCCGCCGACGCTGGCGATGACCTTCCGCGTCAACGATTCCCCGCTCGCCGGCACCGAAGGCTCGAAGGTGACCAGCCGCATGATCCGCGATCGCCTGCTGCGCGAAGCGGAAGGCAACGTCGCGCTGCGCGTTTTCGAATCCGACGACAAGGACGCGATGGAAGTCGCCGGACGCGGCGAATTGCAGCTCGGCATTCTGATCGAGACGATGCGCCGCGAAGGCTTCGAACTCTCCGTGTCGCGGCCGAAGGTTCTGCTCCGCCGCAACGACGCCGGCCAGCTGGAAGAACCGATCGAAGAAGTGGTCATCGACGTCGACGAAGAACATTCCGGCGTGGTCGTGCAGAAGATGTCGGAACGCAAGGCCGACATGATCGAGATGAAGCCCTCCGGCGGCGGGCGCACGCGCCTTGTGTTCTACGCACCGACCCGCGGCCTGATCGGCTATCAGGGCGAACTTCTGACCGACACGCGCGGCACCGCGATCATGAACCGCCTGTTCCATGATTACGCGCCGTTCAAAGGCGAAATCGCCGGTCGCCGCAACGGTGTGTTGATCTCCAACGATCAGGGCGACGCGGTCGCTTACGCGATGTGGAAGCTGGAAGATCGCGGCCCGATGATGATCGAACCCGGCTGGAAGGTCTATCGCGGCATGATCGTCGGCGAACATACGCGCGACAACGATCTCGAAATCAACGTCTTGAAGGGCAAGCAGCTCACCAACATCCGCACCACCTCGAAAGACGAAGCGGTGCGGCTGACGCCGCCGATCCGCATGACGCTGGAAAAGGCTTTGTCCTACATCCAGGACGACGAACTGGTCGAAGTCACGCCGAAGTCGATCCGGCTGCGCAAGAAGCTGCTCGATCCGAACGATCGCAAGCGCGAAGAGCGCCGCAAGGAAGCCGAAACGGTCTAG